One Megalobrama amblycephala isolate DHTTF-2021 linkage group LG15, ASM1881202v1, whole genome shotgun sequence genomic window, AAGGATCACTAGTGAAATACattaatattgcttgtaatatCCGTCACATGAGTAAATCTTATGAAGTGGAAGGTCAGGCTGGTGAGTGTCTGCATACCATGTCCATCTTGGAGGCATACCAGGTTGACCTCCTATGAAACCTAGATGAGGGTGAGGGAGCAGACCTGGATGTGATACCAGAACTGCACTGGGCCATCAATCTGTCTCTCAAAGCCAACAAGGAGACAGCCAGGGCTATTggccgctctatggcagcccCAGTGGCCACAGAGatgcatttaatatgattaaataaTTCTGAAcatcaaagaaagaaaaaaagaaaaaaatgctgGATGCCCTGTTTCATCAATGCAACTTCTGAAAGTGACCAGATGTGTTTTAGCATTACTTAAAAAGTAATGTCACAAATTTGACAATGTAATTTTAACATCAAAAGCCAATATTTAAAAACCAAAAACTCTTTGCTCAATAATGTATAGTTATATCAACCTAAATcttaatatattcatataatataatataatagattcataataaagctacaaaagttatttagttAAGAGCAGTGAGTGGATTTCTCTTTATGTATTGCTGTttgacagacagcaacaggtttACTGTATTAGGCTggtgtcactttaagacctaattTTGACATAacagtgtgtgtatttgaccgttcaagtgcaatAAAACACGAAAGAGAACTGTAGGGATCGCAAGCTGTCCAAGAGGCGGCTTGTGTATGCgctttagtgtgtgtgtgtgtgtgtgtctgtcagacaGCAGACAACGCAAGACCTCAAGGAGTAACTATTTTTAATGTCAAGCAAGTCACGTAAGAAACAGTCGTGTGCTCAGTCTATTCACTGCTATATGCGTTGACCTAAAACTTTGACTTTTCACGATGTTTTGTAGTAGcctgttaaaattattcatataTCACATACAGCGTCTACTCCAGTTCTCTGGACACAAACCAGTGCCACAGTGAGCCCAGTGGAGGACAATGAGACCGATCAGACAGACGATACAAACTATACAGAGCATACAGAGGAGTCCACAACCTCACAACCAACTACACACACCACAGAGCTGGCAATGAGCGAGAGAACACCAGCCAATAAAACAGGTGACATTTCATTACAGGAATATTAGCCAAATCTCAGTCCATTCTTAATGTTTGACAAAAGGATAATAAGTAATATACTGTTTTATCCTGCCATATCTGGGTTGAAtgtacacttaaaaataaaggttctttattgacaTTGATGcttccataaagaacctttaacatctatGGAACCACTACAGGTTCtttatagtgttaaaataaaggttctttagattattaaaatgttcttcacaccaAGAAAAGATGGTTCTTAAGAACTGACCACTggaaggttctttggggaacctaAAATGGTTCTTCTTTGGCATCACTAtgaaaacccccttttggaacctttatttttaagaattgtTACAGGATATGACATCTGACATCTCATTTGAACTGTGCTGTCTGTGTGCTTCTGTCTTTGTTACACCAGTTTCAGGAGATGTCAACCCAATCAACACGTCTTCAGGATCAGATACGGACATGTCATTAAGTAAGAAAGCCtttccatatttaaaacagtcatgcaGTCATGGAATAGACTATGCACTTTCTGTGGTTAAAcagtttagaaattaaaaactgtTATACTGTGAAACTTTAAAACAAATACACCTAAAGAATCCTGCAGTCACTTTACTATTtaccctttaaagggttagttcacccaaaaattctgtcattaattactcacccttgtgtcatttcacacctgtaagacctttgtttatcttcagaacacaaattaagatatttttgatgaaatcggattgctcagtgaggtcttgccagcaagataatttacactttcaaaagcTACTATAGACataatttaaatcagttcatgtgactacagtggttcaaccttaatgttatgaagcgacgagaatactttttgtgctccaaaaaacCCCCGAAATAacgacaatatctagtgatgggcaatttcaaaactctgcttcatgaagctttacgaatcttttgtttcgaatcagggattcagagcaccaaagtcacatgatttcagtaaacaaggctttgttacatgaaaagtgtttcgaaatttcaatggttcaccactggggggcgtgactttggcagtttgatattgttattttgttttttttggcgcacaaaaaaagtattcttatcacttcataacattaaggttgaaccactgtagttatatgaactgttttaaatgtgtctttagtagctttctgggcattgagaGACTtcattgtcttgctggcaatgcaggcctcactgagccattggattttataaaaatatcttaatttgtgtttcaaagatgaatgaaggtcttacgggtgtgaaacgacatgagggtgagtaataaattactgaattttaatttttgggtgaactaaccctttaattagaTTGCACAAAATATTGATTAGTGATATTGTATTGAATAAATGAAACAGGTTTTATGTATATGATGGTGTGTTCTTTATGACAGTTTTTtgttgcctggaaaatccagcctcaccactgtaccagcggatgagtctggtcggccattgaatcaattcgatttctagggcggagcaaatccgagcaaacaggaagcggagtaaaccaatcagagaagggcagatatgacgttagcaaagtGATGAGAGTCAACagtgaaaagtaaataaataatgtgtttttggtcatttaaaactgaattcacggctgaacAGAACAAACTCTTGGGTCTCCCGTGtgcaatctttgttgatattgaagggactttcacCGCACTTCAGTGTTTGcttcactgaaataaatgaatctgattgcacggtacggtttggagttgactcgaatcgcgacggagggcggactgaccagactgatatatcttgtagaagatatatcagtctggccttgccaggcaaAGTTTTTTGTCCCTAAAATGAGATcctctttctaaaaaaaaacaaaaaaaaaaacaagaaatatcgCAATATATCGCCTTTCTTACAGTATCCCAATATATCCCAATATATCCCAATATTTCGTATCGTAACCTCTGTATCGTGATATGTATCTTATCACCAGATCTTGGCAATACACAGCCCTACTTTATACTCACATATTTGAGAAGCCTCAAAAGggaaaaacatgcaaatatatattatttttatgttgtgGTCTCATCACTGAAATGTTTTTTGCACTCTGACCTAAGGCTggttcacactgtgcgattttggaAGATTTGGCGCACAATCCTCCAGTATGACTTCTCCTACGACAAACGTCAAATTGTCTTCGTTTTTTAAGAGAGGCCGTGATCTAAATTAAGGatagagatgtctttgttagccaccatttcagtccagtgtgtaatgcagctcacagtcACCGAACGTGTAtgggttgatgatgtaaaactccggaCAAGTTTTCGAGCGCGCGTCCATTTTTAACGCGTCTTGACTGccgtacagtctgacataaatgacagctgagatcccacagtgtgacatgaggatcatgttcgtacagtctgacaagcaaccatcgtaaaggactattataaatcgcacagtgtggcTTTACACAACTGCACTGAAATGATTTTATCAGTTtgtttgaaataacatgttatgTGTTCCTTTTACAGAATGGCTGATCAATGTACTGACAATGCTGGCAGTTCTCCTCATTGTGCTTATCTGTGTTATTGTAGCAAGAAAAAGGTATGCagatattacaaataaatatatattaaaatactatagacatgttaaaggtgccctagaaccctttttcacaagatgtaatatatgtctaaggtgtcccctgaatgtgtctgtgatgtttcagctcaaaataccccatagattttttattattcaattttttaactgaaTAATaaacctattttggggcatcattaactatgcgctgATTCAGCgcgcttcccctttaaatgctcatgctccccgcccccaagctcgcaactctataatacagtgcataaacaaagttcacacagctaatataaccctcaaaatggatctttacaaagtgttcgtcatgcagcatatcagatcatgtaagtacagtatttatttggatgtttacatttgattctgaatgagtttgatagtgctccgtggctaaagctaacattacacactgttggagagatttataaagaatgaagttgtgtttatgaattatacagactgcaagtgtttaaaaatgaaaatagcgacggctcttgtctccgtgaatacagtaagaaacgacggtaactttaaccacatttaacagtacattagcaacatgctaacgaaacatttataaagacagtttacaaatatcactaaaaatatcatgttatcatggatcatgtcaattattattgctccatctgccatttttcgctgttgttcttgcttgcttacctagtctgatgattcagctgtgcacagatccagacgttaatactggctgcccttgtctagtgccttgaacatgagctggcatatgcaaacattgggggcgtacatattaatgatccctgactgttacgtaacagtcggtgttatgttgagattcgcctgttcttcagaggtcttttgaacaaatgagatttatataagaaggaggaaacaatggagtttgagactcactgtatgtcatttccatgtactgaactctaattatttaactatgccgaggtcaattcaattttcaattctagggcacctttaaaatactaCATGTCTGTCATAATACCAACACCTGTGGTTTTTGTAATATCTGTGTTTCGTGTGCAAGTGTGAATCTTGAGAGTGTGTGTAGAACATTTGAGCGGTCATCAGTTTTTCTAGCCCTTAGAAAATAAATGGTACATTTGTGGTCTTATGGTACATTGTTGTGTGCATGTCCACAAGAACGAAGGGTGTCCCATGGGTAGGGTTGGGAATCGGAAGAAATTTTCCAGTTCCGATTCCGGTTCTTCCTAATGATTCAGGTTTCGATTCCGTTTCCATTAAAATGATTAAGCAACCAATAAAAAAAGTAGTAAGGGAAAACGTTCACAATACTCAACTCAAACAGTACTCAATactcaaactcaaactttttttgtgttcattataCTATGCATTAAAAAtttgctaacactttacaataaggttaattaattaacagttaactacatgaacatgaactaataatgagctACATTtctacaacatttattaatctaacgttaatttcaacatttactaaaacattgttaaaatcaaaagtgtaatttgttaacattaatttatgcactgtgaactaacatgaacaaactatgaacagttgaatttttattaactaatgttaacaaagatgaacaaatagagtaacaaatgtattgctcatggttagttcatgttagtttatacattaattttaacaaattaaccttattgtaaagtgttaccacaaattcaacacaaataagatgcttgaacacacatgtaagatccagaaaggtgaaactgaatattttcataaagacttcacttgtttctgaaagaatgattcagtgatagatacatttttaacagtaatttgttgccacctagtggcatAACAATACAGTCATTATTTGAAGCACccagttactttcaaaaggtgttttattctgttttgaTCGGTAACATAGACATCAGCATTTAGATTCTGAATGATAAACTTTTGTAAACTTCTGTGATAATTGGAATATTTGTAACATAGAAATATTGATATTAATATTGATACTGTGTGTTTGAAAAgattgtttgtgaagctgtaTATATCTAAACATTACAACTCTCTCTAAATCAGTGGCAGCACGAATGCAGATTTGAATTTTgcgattttatttttgtcaaaggtttaatgtAGGCGAGTCGTTTTCATTTAGGAATTAGATTATGTGGGTGAAATCGAAAATGCaatcttttaaagattaattgtgcagctttGTGCACCCCTTTCTGCATTGATATCTGATGTACTGTATATGAGTAGTGCGGGGGCTATTCAGTGCATTCCTTGCTATAATATTCATGAGGTGAGACGTCCCTATTAAATGATACGCTCCTGGCACTTCGCCCACCCATCATACCAGAACCGTTTTTGGAACCGAAACTTAGATATTTTGCATGGGCTCGattcttttcaaaaaacactACCGGTTATTGAAAAGAATCGGTTCTCAGTTCCCAACCCTACCCATGGGTCATTAACAGTGTTATTGGGTTTTACTGAAtgtgtgtattttatttacCCTCAGATGGTGTGGCAAGAAACAGAGCAGCAGTGCACAAAATGGTGCACCAGCGTCAGTCACTCGGGAGCAGGAGATGGTCACACTCGTCAACAATGAATAGATCATGAGGAAGAGCAACTCAGAGCTTGTCAACATCAATCTGGATGAGCCGACAGagaaaacattctaaaactTGACCAGAGAAagtgatagaaaaaaaaaaaaaagacactctGAGactaagggccagatttactaaacggtGCAAATTAGTGTGAGAGCGCAATTCCACAAACATGTAgatgggagtggcaagttttgcgCATGATCTACTGCTGATCTaatgcaaattaaagaacacagacgcagtcaaatcatttacataatgaccaacACAATCTACCAACAGTGCAAAGTAGCCTTGGGTCAcaaataagcagagctgatgcACTCATCAGGTGCGGGTCGACACAGGCGCAACTTGTTACCTGTAATATACGGATAATGTCTTCCTCTGgcattcaaaataaattaatacgagaggaaaatattttctcccttTTTCCACAtgctctctgttctctgcggtGTCTCCTCCTAGCAGCAACTGTTGCAGCCATGTCACAATatgggttaagacatgctttttttgtgtgttaaataatggcacaaataccagtaaattgataagcacaaacattagtaaatcgcgttgcatgattaatttaaatactctccccccataaattttgcgtctgaaaggaaaactcctacaaatgcatatgcaatataATCAGCCGCAAAAACAACTCAGCCCATGCCTTTTCAGTGCTGATTTTACACTGCGTGTCATTAGTAAATCCCGACAGTAGCTTTTTAAAGCTAAAAAAGGGTTTGCACTGGCACAGTGTGTTAGTATATCTGGCCCTAACATCGTGTCCTAACTAGCCGCGACAGTGTCACGCAATGATTCTATTTCAGAAACGGTTTCTATTTTTCTGCAAAGTTGTGGCTagaacaacaacacaaagtatggTACAGTtgatgtgctttatttaatgttaaaagcatctaatgtgagtttgaatatcaatttgtgtgttttttgtaaACTAAAAGCAACAATGGACAATTCATCtcagattttcaaaataaataaaaggaaacaagaacgttcaaactgtTAACTTATTGTGAACAGAtaagtgtattctatgacaaagattgtttcagtaactcagcatgtatttttaataatgttaaaaaggtATAATATTCATGAATTTGGTTATGTACTTATCAATTTCGTTTCAAATGCCGCGAGCTTGCTGAGAAAGCccgcccacatgctcttctgattggctgtaattTTTGATTGACTTTATCGCATCTCATAATCGCATCACATCTGGTGTGGACATGGTGTATGAGttgaaataaatcaaaataaggTGAAGGATGTAAGGATCAAATCTGAGTTCTTGAGAACACCtactgtatttgtgtgtgtgtgtgtgtgtgtgtgtgtgtgtgtgtgtgtgtgtgtgtgtgtgtgtgtgtgtgtgtgtgtgtgtattcattttatatttcagtattaagtgatttttaattttacacttGTGTATATgtgaaaagtgatttttttccgCAGTGGCTTTGCTTGGTATAACAACACTGGTGAAATCAATGCTTGTCAGATGATAGACGCAACTAAGATTGTTCAATAAACTCAAAAAAAGTTGTTTCCAACACTTGGTCTCCTGCTTTCTGTTCTTCCTTGCCTCTTCTGCAAACCCAAGTTAAGACAGGGTTAACCTGACAATGTGTTTGACAATGTGTTGACTCTGAATGTCAGATATTGgcaaaatctaatattttataacagagagagagagaagtctTGTAAAGTCCTTCAGGTGTGACGATTGTCTGAAGCCAGAAACACTGCCAGCATCTCTGGGTTTATAAGTTATAAGTTTAACACCCCtagagggcactttgaatacttgatTATGCCCTTCGGCCTTTCCAACTCGCCCGCCGTTTTCCAAGCACTCGTCAACGATGTGTTGAGAGACATGGTCGACCAGTTCATttatgtctacctggatgacatattgatattttcttcttctctccaggaacatgtgCAACACGTCAGACGAGTGCTCCAGAGGCtgttagagaatgggctttttgtcaaggcggagaagtGCGTATTTCATGCACAGTCAGTTCCGTTTTTGGATTATATTGTGTCGTCCGAGGGGGtgcgcatggatcctgacaaggttaaggctgtggtggattggccaatcCCAGATTCCTGCAAGGCCCTGCAGAGGTTTTTGGGattcgccaatttttaccggcgttttatTCGCAACTTCAGCCAACTAGTCGCTCCTCTGACCGCCTTAACCTCCACCACGACTACATTCAGGTGGTCTAATGCAGCTGAGGCTGCATTTTCCAACCTCAAGAACCGCTTTGTTTTGGCTCCCATTCTTGTAGCCCCTGATCTGTCACGTCCAATCTGGAATACATCGGGTCCGCTAAACAACTGAACtctaggcaggctcggtgggctcTTTTTTTCGGTCTTTTCGATTTTTCTCTATCATATCGTCCCGGGTctaaaaacatcaaacccgaTGCGTTATCTCGTATTTTTGATCGTTCCGAgcgcccgtctactcccgagtgcATTTTACCTGAGAGACGTATTGTCTCTTCACTCACATGGGAGGTCGAGTCAAAGGTCCGCAcagccttagaaggggtaacgcctccacCCGAGTGCCCACCGTGTCGTTTATTTGTGCCAGAGAGGTTACGGTCAGACGTTATCCGGTGGGGTCATGGTTCCAATCTGGCTTGTCATCCAGGAGTCAGTCGTACCAATTTTTTGGTTAAacaacgattctggtggccctGCATGGCTTGTGACAttcacagttttgttttggcttgctcaGTCTGTGCTCgtggtaagacttccaatcgtCCCCCTGATGGGCTTCTtcaaccgctgtctgtcccttcgagaccctggtcccacataGCTCTAGATTTCATCACAGGCCTCCCTCCTTCACAGGGTAATATGGTAATTTTAACCGTAGTGGAACGGTTCTTGAAGGCGGCACACATTATCAGAGGTGTTGTCACACGGGGAGAAGAGCCTGTGAGACTCTTCTTCAGGTGGGAGC contains:
- the LOC125247267 gene encoding scavenger receptor cysteine-rich domain-containing group B protein-like is translated as MWMVLLGLVSGLLASSRSEATAVVRLVNGPNVCSGRVEVLHNGIWGAVCDDSWDSTDVAVVCREMGCGSVINATTNAYFGRGSGKIWLDDVQCHGDESTLKDCSSSGWGIHNCGYSEEAGVICQASTPVLWTQTSATVSPVEDNETDQTDDTNYTEHTEESTTSQPTTHTTELAMSERTPANKTVSGDVNPINTSSGSDTDMSLKWLINVLTMLAVLLIVLICVIVARKRWCGKKQSSSAQNGAPASVTREQEMVTLVNNE